ATCTGGAGTTTAACTCTTTCTCCATCGATCTCTACCGTGCGGATCTTGAAGTCAACTCCAATAGTAGTTATGTAACTGCCTGTGAAGAGTGCAAAAGCATGTTTTTATATCTAGTCATAACACTTGAGCTTCCTTAACACTTTCAAGCAAACAtacactttctttttttgtcttgctTTGCTTAAGAACAGTGAATTAGATCATATATTTACAGACCCTTTGACTCACAGACCCGGtctttctcacacagacacacactttgtGCAAAGCAGACTCACCAGAGAACGAGTTGTCTGCGAATCGTAGGAGCAAACTGCTTTTCCCTACATCTGCAACAGAGTCAGAGCGACATGTGTGAAACGTTCAGCCGTAATacctttttaaaaagcatttcttttataaaacaTGCTTATAATATTTAGATGTTACTAAATGAACAGTTAAACCTAAACATACAAAACTGATAATGTGAGCTTTAAATAACTCCCTAcagtaaataaaaacaactgCACAGTGTAAACAGCTCTAGCAAATATCTCACATAGTCGATCTATAGCAGGCAATGTAATCTTAACATGTCCTTTTGTCACAAAGGCCTAAAAACCAACCAGAATCCTAACCCAAGCCTACAGTCTTTATAGAGACATGCCACTAGCTGAACTGTTAGCGTGTAAGTGTAAGTGGCCACAGTGGACTGAATGAGGCGCCTGTGGTTAATACCACAGTTAAATTACAAACATGATCTGTGAGATAGCACCACTGAAATTTGCTTACAAACAAAAGTTCTCTAATCTGAAAGCGGACGAATAAAAAGGATCGCTAAAGATGGCATTAAATTATAAAATCcccctattttttttaaatgcatgttactgATCTTACTATGAATAATTCATACATGTATACGCTTTCTTTTTTACTGtggtaatgtttaataaaaacgtCATAACTTGACTTTCCAGTGACAGAACTGGACTTTCCAGTGACAGAAATCTCCAATCAATCTAGGACAAAGCGGTTTCATAGACCAAACATTGATGGTACGCATCCCTCCCAAGTTCATCCTAGTGACCTGATCAAGTGACTCGATGCACTGAAGGGATGAGGACTGACAGGACACACTTACACACAGTAGCTTCATTCCAGCTTTCCAACAATGAGCATAATCAAGAGAAATAATCACTTATTTTATGCCATATATTAATGATTCTTTAATGGAGACTGTGCTTTGCCGGGTTTCTAAAAAAGGCTACACATCCGAGTTGGTAAAAAGACATATGTATGAAAAAGCAGAACAATACTAACTGGAGTCACCGATGATGAGCAACTTGAAGAGATGATGGTAGTCTTTTCCCGCCATTCTACTGTTCAGAATGTGTCCTCATGAAACAACAGCGTTCAAGTCCTCAGTCACGTTTTCCTGTGTCTTAAAGTACCAGGATGTTTAGTGCGGAGGGTTCTGGGTGAAATCCTGCGGGCATCATGCGATCGTCTTTCCAGTTTTCCTCAAATCTCAAGTGCAAAATGATCCATCAGTGTGATTTCAGTGTATTCCAATTCCTGAATCAGTGATTTCGTACTGTCTGTAACTCGTTTGTAACAATATTGTTAGTTCATCTTTAAACCCTCTTTCAATTTCCAGTTACATTTCCATTGCTTTAGCCCACATCAGAGACCCACAGTTAAAATCTACGTGAAGTTTCCTCTGCCGCCTCACCCTCAAGTGCAAACACATTACCACATTGTTGTGGTTAAGTATCAAATGACTCAGATTACAAAGTAAACGGTTCTTTAATCGCTGGTGGCGCTCATAACGCTGGGCTATGAGTGCATCAAGAACCAAATCATCCTGAAACAGGGCAGCTTGTTTGAGATCCAAGTTGCTTCGTCTCCAAATCTTGATTTCTTAGATATACAGATGGCATCTCAGTCACAACAATCCCATTTCGCCAGTCTAACCGATGCATGCAGGGACTGGTAGCTTCCCACACTTTGAAAGATCACTGCTActccaaaacactgcaggaaTGCAGCTTCAAACCGGAAGTGAGAAAAGTCCCTGCCGGACCCTTTAAGCCCTAAAcctgaaaaaaaggaaaggaaaaaaaagacaggtattatgttatttttttttgtatttagacAATGTTACTCCCTCTACCCCATTAAGCAGAACAGCAGCCGCTAAACTAATTTCAGCTCCTCTCACTCTGACAGACAGATGACACTCTTTCTGTTACCAGCTGTACCCCTGAGTTTAGGAGATGAGCCCACACATGTCTCCTTACAACTGAAACCAAAACAATGGCCAGAAACATTAGAAGCCAGCACAAGACAAGCTGCTGAGTCAAGAGAAAGCCAGAGATTTAGCAAACTGCCAAAACTGTTCCATGAAAACAGGAAGGGACGTGTTGTTCCTGAGCGGGCCTGGCGAGGAGGGCACAGGTTcctcagtaaaacagtaaaaacactTCTGGTCTCAAAGGAGGCAGCAGGTTAAACACGAACATGGGACCATTTCAACACAAAATAAGGTGGAAGAGAAGTGAAACGGACACACCTAGGCTGAGATCCGCTTATCAGGCGAGAAGAGGAAACGGTTTTCGGTGCCAACAAAGCGAAATTCCAGAATACAAATATGCTTCAATTAAAAGCGAAACTATTTGACGGTTTAACCATGCAGTACAACCGGATTGAACAGTCGATTCGAAGGAAAATATCATTAAGGGTTAATCATTTTGTCGAAGCAGGTCTACTTTATATATGTAAGGTTATCATAAACAGACTGTCCCTCTGAGATGAGTGACTTTACTGTATGGAAATCAAAGGGTCACGCGCCGTATCCATAGAAACTCTAAGTCCGGCAAATGCTGCGATTTAACGCACACAGCTGTAAAAACACGCGATCCTACCAGACCTCAAGTTGAACTCTCGCCTCGGTCTGCTTCTTAAGTTCCGTTTCTTCTAGCCGCCTCATCAAACTTGTGTCCATTACTCAACTCGACGACTCCTCGCTTGTGATTTGTGAGACGCGGCTAGGCTAGCTACTTAACTAGCCGCAGAGTCTCTGAGATGATCAGATCAAACTCGGATCTAGAGAAGAGCTCACCGAGAATGCGTTAAAGCATGGACTCGGAGCACGCTGGGGAACTACGAAAGACTTGGTCCAAGTTTGTGTCGGGTGTGGGGTCGGTCCTCCAGGCAGTGGGGAGCTCGGACAGTGCCCCAGCGGCCGCAGAGATCATATCAGATCAGATCCGCCTCTCTGAGGCCGACGCACCTGAATGTTGAGtcactctcctcctcctcctcctcctcatcatgtGCCTGAGTGAGTTcctctgtctcctcctcctcatgACACTCCTGTTGCTGCTGAGACCGACTGCGCTATTCTGTCGCAACACACGAGATGATGACATTCCTGCCGCACACAGAACTGGGAGGACTGCATTCAGGAACCGCGGTTTTGCCCATAATGCATTGATTGGCGTATAGAAATTATGTATAAAGTTTTTTAACAGTGAgatgtttaattgtttttaaaaaagtattttctgctcaccaagcctacatttatttgatccaaaatagagcaaaagcagttatatttgtgaaatgttttactatttaaaataactgctttctgtttgaatatatttcaaaattgaatttatttctgatccttcagaaatcattctgatatgatttgctgtttaagaaacatctattattatcattttttaaaaaaaaatcaggattcattgatgaatagaaagatcagcatttatctgaaataaaaagcttttgtaacttaaTGCACTATACCATACaaaagcttattttttattttatttatttatggggggggggggggtaaatgatcaaatgaatacttttataaaGTTACAGAATATTTCTATTTGACATAAATGCTgtacttctgaactttctgttcattaaagaaaCCTGGAAAAAATTGATACTCTGccgttttcaacataataataatattataataataatagttctttGACCAGCAAATctgaaaaaagtttaaaatgattATCACAAGCATGAAATGAATTTTCCCGTTGTATCAGCAgcctaataaaatgtattttacatggaGCGGCTCGCCTCATGTGGCCTCAGGGCTGTTGTTTTGACCAACTGAATACTACACACCGCATTTCTGTTACTGATGTCTTCATTTCCTTAGACTCAGATAATACAGTTTAGATACAGTAATTAACATTGTAAATCCaacataattttgtatattttaataatatatatatatatatatatatatatatatatatatatatatatatatatatatatatatatatatatatatatatatatatgtatatgtacatgaGTAATACTATACGTTGTGTATTTTACTAGTGTAACACCAAAAACCACCAAGTGCACCTTCAAAGACCTTTTCAGGGTTAAATGCATGAATCAAATGTAAAGCTAAAGAAACACATAAAAAATTGACAAACAATAAccgaaaaaatatatttttataaaaattcatTGTTTAGTAGCATTATAGCAAATCGTAATTCTTAACCAAATTACAATTCAGACAACACATCGAGCTGGTGACTGCTGCCCCCTACTGTCATAACCTGAAAGATGAAGATTGGGAAAAGTTAGGATCACTCCATTCACAAGTCCACACACATAACCGATGaagatatgaatatatatatatatatatatatatatatatatatatatatatatatatatatatatatatatatatatatatatatatatatatatatatatatatatgaagagttcagatgcaaaagcctctaaatgccatctgaaattttcatctaaaattaggatttttatcaggctcctatatttatgttcagttatttcactttaatagtctgacaaaggacctgcacattgccattaaagtaaaatgactcaacctaagcataggagcttgataaaaatcctaattttagatgcaaatttcagatggcatttagaggcttttgcatctgaactcttcatatatatatatatatatatatatatatatatatatatatatatatatatatatgcgcctACCCTGTGTTTAGTGTTTTTGAGATTGAGAGCCAGTGTGTTGAGTGAGGAAGGAGTGCAGGGAATCTGAGCTTTCATTGTTCCTCCATGTAAACAGTGAGACACATATGGACCCTCACCAACTGACGTGATCTAAACAcaaccacaacattttttttaaataattctctctctctctctctctctatatatatataattgcgtGTTTTCTGTCATGTTAAATTGACAACTAGTCCTTCTCACCAGGTCCTGGTGAAAGACCGCTTCCCTTTGACAGCCGGGCAAAGAGTAATACTCTTTGTGAAGAgataaacaagaacaaataaagaCAATAGCTTCACTGTTCCTGCAAACCAATCATTCACAAGTCCATCTTACCATCCAATCAGAGTCCGTAGCAAGAGAGCTAATCCACTTCCCAAACACATTCCTGACCCACCGTTCCAGAGCAAGTTTGAAAGCAAGAGAGtgggatttcattttttttcttagagGCATGAATGCATTGTTTTAGCTTATTTGTTTATTCTTCATCATAAGCAGAGGAGTGTTTTACCTCATATTTGAAAACTTCAATACAGTGAACTGGGCGATTTGTCCGTGAGTCTGGTAGAGGAAGTATATACTTTTATTAAATGATGTTTATCTATTCCTGGTTTAATCTTCATCAAAGAAGAGTAAGGGAAATAGAAACGATGCAGTGTCATTCACTGACCCATATCCTCACAGCACCATCCTCCCCACCAGAGAGGATCTCCTCTTCCCTTTCTTTGAAGCACAGGCAGTGGATGTAGTCAGTGTGGCCCTTCAGAACAGACTGCAGGACAAGGATCCTCATCCTACTGTGTTGTAAGTTGTTCATTTAGAAAGCTGAATATGCAGCCCATTGGAGCCAagacattaaaaaataacaacaacagatgctgttcttttaaactttttattcatcaaaggatccttaaaaaaatattgcagtttccccaaaaaatatttggcagcacaactgttgccaacattgatCATTTGAatactaaatcagcatattagaatgatttctgaaagatcatgtgacactttatactgaagtaatggctaatcacacaataaattatattttaaaggatattaaaatataaaccattattttatattgtaataacattttgcaagattactgttttttttcagtatttttgaaataaatgcagccttgatgagcagaagagacttcttttaaaaaaacatcacaagtctTAATAATCACAAACTTTTGAcgggtagtgtgtgtgtatatatattttatattttccccAATGTATTTTTCAGCATTTGCACAAAATAGTGACTATTTTTGTGTGCCATTTGCCCTCTAAAAACAAAAGCAACAGCTAGTGTTCCTCAAATATGTTAtctcttgttgtttttttatgtacagAGCTAAAAGAATGTATACTAATCATACTAAACCATTTATTACgagtaaaaaacaaaatatgattacTTAAGGAAGAGCATGTTTTAGAAATAACCAACAAAAATAGATGAAGTACAGACCTTTGGGTTAACGATCGTTGCATTGATCTCTGGGATTTCAAAACTAGTCCTGTAAGAAATGAGACATTGCAACAACCTTTTGAAACCAGATTCAGGTAGTTCCCACAATAATGAAAGTCATCAAACCCAACTATCACTCTCTTGTGCGTCTGCAGTATATGAGAATCAGTCTCTCGCTCATAACTGGGTTTGCTTATCCATACAAACTCAATCTGAGCCTAACCAGTTTAAGGATGGGCTTCTGGCTCCCCTCGGATGCATCTGGACTCAGATCAACTGAAAGACTGTAAGAACAAAAACATCAACACGCACTAGATACAGACAGAAGAGCTTACACACGCGCATTAACAAACATTGAGAGACCAGCTGGCTAACAACGCCACCATAactgagagagagacggagagatggAGGGAGCGCATACAGTAAAAGAAAGAGTgagggggagggagagagagataatCGCGTAAATATGACGCAACACACAACCGGCCTCTACTCACTCGCGCGCTACAACAGTTCGGTTACCTCGGTGACCAGACACATTACCTTCGTTATTACAAACAAACATGAATATGGTAAAATACTTTAGTAATCTTTCGAAATAAGATCATTTTATGACACATTACAACGCTTGTATTATTTACCAGTGCTTGTGGGAAACCGCTTACACCATGGCACGTTTTTGCAAGACAGATGGTTTTaatatagcttttatttatttatttattcaatttaattaattcagtgttaattttttttctaaaaaaccATGATTAACCTTAAAACACGCAAGAGGggaaaataagcaaaaataaaaataattaaaaagtcacTTTTTATATTATCTTACATTTCGTTtgttatattgatataataataTCAAACACATGAGAATGGGTCAGATCCAACCTTTCATCTTACCAAtgagaaatgtcttttttttttttttttttttaagatgtacaCCAGTTTTGAGGAATATATAAACCTCTGTATGTGTGAATCAATGTACGGTTTCTGATGTGCTGTTTATTAGCATCAGCTTCTCCTTCGGTGCCACAAACTACAGACAAGATTCTACtgccattttattattcataattttttttcccacaaataaacaaaaaggaaCAGACTCCCGTCCACATATGCAGGAACAGAATATAGTCCATTCTGATCCCCAAATTACAGATGTTCATCTACATTCAGAACAATGTAGCAGACAGAAAACCACCGGACTCATGtgattttatttgattgtgtatgcatgcgtgtgtgtgtgtgtgtgtacaaatagTGTCCAGCATCTGTGGGCAAAGAACAATAGTTGTCAAGATCTTCAGTGTCTCAGCTGGCTCTTCCTTATCCATTAATTACaccataataaaagtaaaaaataaattgagtTACAAAGAACCAGGTGCCGAGAGACCTTCCTCTACTAATGGTGAAAATATCACCATTAAAACTAGTCACATTTCCAGTCTCATCCGTCTGATACTGAGATGATTCAGTCCAGTGAGGGTCAGATAAGAGAGTCCAGAAAACAAAAGAGGCTTCACTTATTTCCTCCGTCGACTGTCTGGAGATCTGCTTCTCGACTTCCTCCTCGCAGTGCTGGTGGAAAACAGAGATGAAGATCAGTATCAGCCAGAGCCGAGAGTTGAAAATGACAGTAACGAGATGTAGATCTGTTCAGAACTGACCGTCGTGAGGCTGGAGAACGTGCAGGTCTTCGCTGCCTCGCTGGAGGAGAGTAACTGAGTGAGCGAGAGTCTCTCAGGGAGTCTGCTGGCACTCTCTTCGGCCGCGGAGGACTGCAGAGGTCAAAGGAAATGATTGAGACAGTGTTTCAGAGTACAGCAGTGAAATGGgatgcaattcatgtgaaaagtTTATCTAATAATGCATGGGGGAAGATAGATTTTTTTgtcttataaacttttttttatctggCATTAAATTACTATTAACttttgacagaattttaattagttttacttGTTCATTATTCACAGAAGTTTTTTTATGATCAACTGCCacttaaaaagtgtttttattttattttaattttttttgaaatcCAAGTTTCCTGTGGCTGTTTAAAGGGCTGGACAATGACCAAAACCTTGTTAATTATGTCAATCAGACtataaaaagacaagaaaaaaattgtACTAttgtaaatttactgtaaaataaaaataaaaataatattaattttattttacagcacacctttataaaatattcataaaagtgggattttattttggtggaaaggTGCAGAGAGCACACAAAGCTTCTCGGTTGTTGACCACAGGCAGTTTGTAAGCGCTCCTCATTACGAGTCTGGGATGGTGGTTCATGTGTTCCCAAACACTCATTACAAGTGCCCCAGATTCAGAGCAGATGCAGAAAGGAATGTGTGTAAACCAAGCCACTCGGAGAATCTGAAATCAATGGATTAGAGCTGCTCTCTTGTAATAGAACACAGTGTTTTACTTTGAAAAACACAGAACATGTTTCCTTCTTTAACTAAATCACAGCCAATgtgaagtttttttgttttttcctcaATACCTTAGTAACCTAAGACTGAAAATGTAAGATTGTTGGTTCATGCATGCAAACCTGGAGGGTCAaattaaaatttgaattaaatgcaGTGGAAAATTCGACATTTCTTTAGCTGAGAAAAAAGAGAGCAAAATATTCTACCTTTTTGTCTTATCTTCTTGTTCACTTTcggaagaggatgaggaggatgaagaagCTCGGCTTTTGGCCTTCTTGCTTGCTTCTTTATTTGTACTTGCTTTAACACCCCTGGAAAAACAAACATTGAAACGAAGGGtaccatatatacacacacatttaactgAATAAATGCAGAAAGCTTTGGCACTTACCCTTTGGATTTCTCCGTCTCAGAGTCTGAGCTGtcggatgaggatgatgatgatgaggatgaggaagaggacgacgatgaggaagatgaagaagagCTTGAGCTGCTTCTCTTCTGCTGTTGGCCAGAGCTCTCCTTCTCTGGTTTCCCATTCAAGGCAGTCTTCCCTCTTGCTGGCGGTCCGTGGTGCCGCTCAGGGACAGATGACGGGGACTGGCCTCTTGATCGGTCACCAGGTGGACCCCTGCTGTGTGACAGGCTGGTCATTGGTGATCTAGAACGGACAGGTGCTTCACGATGTGATTGGTTGGGATGGAGACGGCTGTCTTTGGGAGGGGAAGGAGACGGACGTTTCGAGTTCCTTTCTGATTGCTTTTCATCACTTTCCCTTGATCTGTCAATCTCTGCATCTGTAGACTTCACACCCTTCATCTGTCTTTGAGGAGAGGGCGAGGCTGAAGAGGATGAActggaggaagaggatgatgatgaagagcgGTGTGGAGGAGTGGGATCTTTGGGGGGCGCCCTCGTTCTTTGTTCTCGCTCccgttctctttctttctcctgttcacgctgtctctctcgctctcggtTCCTCCTCCTCTCCTGCTCTCGCTCTCTTGACAGTGAACGACTTCTGCGTCGGCGGACAGGAGACGGTGAACGCCGAGACCTGGGTGCAGAGAGAGAAGAGATTGCAGAGATTGagaaaacatttttcttaagcaccaaacaaacatattacaatgatttctataGCATCATGTGATCCTTGAAAttggttttaatatatataataatgggttaaatatatctataaatttAAAATAGTTCAAGCATGTCACTGGCAAGACACGTGAAAACCCTTATTCTTTCGGTCACTCCGTCTTGTCTATGtatcataaaaatatacagtagtcaacatttgtaGTGGATCAAAAAAAGTACCTCAAATTTGTCCTGAGACAAGAACACATTTTAGGTTTAGCTTTTATGACAACTTcgatgaaaggttttgattcacttcaaatgttgacaagTGTATATtgtggcaacgtctccaagaacctgcaaagctacaagctaaaagttttaggcacttgtgtaaaaatgctgtaaaatgaagAGGCtctcaaaaataatgtcataactAGATTTACTTTATCAATTcacttctattaactaaattaaattaacattttgtgtgaGCATCCTTTGCGTTTAAAGCAGTTTTGCCCTAGATGCACTTGGGCGTAGTTTGTCAGGAAGCTTTGCAGGTAGATTTTTTGgtccacagttcttctggattgagtctgtctcagtttgttctgtttcttcatgttattcctgacagactgatgatgatcagatctctgtgtggaacactgactgctgttagacttcttgtgaaaacaaaaataaaaaccacaGATTGTCTTCTGTATTGTCTATTTTTAAGGTTGAGTTTAGCTTTCCACAAACTGGTTCTCTGACTAACCTGTAAAGAGGACTTGGTCTTCGGGGACTCCTAGATCTGCTGCTCCTTGTTCTCCTCTCTCTAGAACGCTCTCGGTCTCTGTCCGATGGTCTTGCCCTGAATcggtctctctctcgctctcggaGGCGCTCCCGGCTGCGGTCCCTTCGGAAAGGGGATGAGTTTCGTGGAGGTGATGGTCTCCTCGCTCCTCGTCTCGGGCTGGGAGAGCGTTGTGGGTTCTGGTACTGTCGTGGTGGAGTGCGTTTTGGTGAAGGTCGAGAAGCCGTCTGTTTGACCGGTGGCACGTCGTTCCTTCCTTTCCCCCTCGGAGACAAAGGTGACGCATCTTTCTTTCGGTCACTCTGTCGGTCTCTTCCCCTGTCAGGAGAGGGAAGTGAAGAGACTCGTTCCAGCTCTGACGGGGTGTATCGCTCGCCTCCTCGATCTCTGCTCTGAGATTTGGTTTCTACTGGAGGCGTGTACCTGTCCCCACTTGGGGCTCCTCTGTCCCGTCCTCTCTGAGGGGGTGAGGGAGGTGGACTTGAACTCCCTGTGGGAGTGTACCTCTCTTTTCCACGCTCCTGATCTTTGGCTCCTGTGGAAGGAGACGAGGAGTGGCCAGGTCTCCGCTCGTCCCTTTTTCTCTGGGACTCAGGAGGTGAgctctgtgtttgtgtgggagGAGGGTACATCTTCCTGCCTTCATCACTCTCTGCATTCCTTCCTCGGTTCTCCTTCTCTCGGCGCGCAATAGCCTGAGCTATGACAGCATTAGAAACTGGCATACCTGAAGCACCGCTGTCTTTTgaacttttcttcttcttcatttcaTCTTCCGAGGATGAcgatgatgaagaggaggaggaggaggatgaggatgacgAGGAGGAGCTGTCACTGTCActttcactgctgctgctgctgctactactgctgctgctgctgctcgcaGCTTTTAGTTTGTCTTTCTTCCCAGGCGGTTCCTTTTGCATCGGTCTGTCCATCTTCTGGTCTTGAGGACTCGTCTCTGTTCTCCCGTCTTTCTTGGCCACCTCTTGCTCTGTCTCGCTTCCTCTGGCGCCTCGTCTGTCCTCAGGCTGACCGCTAGAGGAGGACGTCCTGTCTGATCGAGACACCTCTTCTCTTCTGTTGCGGTTTCTCTCCTGTGCTACGTCACTCTCTCTGGCTTTTCTCAAAGCTTCTTCTTTCATCTCCTCCTCCCGTCTTCGATCCTTCTCTCGCTGTTCTTCTCGTTCCTTCTCTAGTTCATGATTTCGTTCTTTTTGCCTTCCGTTGGCGTAAGGCGAGGGCTTGGCAGGAGACATGGAGTCACTTGATCGGTTTCGGTCTCTCTCCTTCCCTCTATCACTCTCCCGTCCTCGGTCATCTTTTCTACTAGATGGGATTGTATCTCTATCACAATTCCTCTGTCtgtgtctcgctctc
The nucleotide sequence above comes from Carassius gibelio isolate Cgi1373 ecotype wild population from Czech Republic chromosome B3, carGib1.2-hapl.c, whole genome shotgun sequence. Encoded proteins:
- the LOC127953798 gene encoding serine/arginine repetitive matrix protein 2 isoform X1, whose translation is MYNGIGLTTPRGSGTNGYVQRNLSSIRAKKTRDERGGERDEKDRERLESQLNRQPNADILEHQRKRQLEVKCAELQDMMEEQGYSAEEIEEKVNTFRLMLQERQEPAPAPADRPAVTETHALAAANQQKNDRLREAFGISSDYVDGSSFHPDRKEREKEKREQERLEREKQQQQKYQIIESDKSDSSPERKKSRKKKKKNKSRESSESPSPSPRREKKKDKKKKKKREESVKSDTESSSDDRETAKRKRKSDNESPPPSKSRKRQSASSSPAHSPSPQRGKPQNKSDSRPDEGRKGRSPDRRRRGRSEESPKRVEVRERSPRRSRSPEHSRRDKGREHAREKVQEKPQRRRCDSSSLSPPPKQQQDRRPRSEERRKPPQTRRHDSSPSPPQKQQRGRRQQSEEKEKPSQPKRPNSLSRSPSPKRQRDKNRGDNERKDKGQRRHDSSSSPSPSPCKDRTRRGHSGEKERAVSPRDRDTERHGERARHRQRNCDRDTIPSSRKDDRGRESDRGKERDRNRSSDSMSPAKPSPYANGRQKERNHELEKEREEQREKDRRREEEMKEEALRKARESDVAQERNRNRREEVSRSDRTSSSSGQPEDRRGARGSETEQEVAKKDGRTETSPQDQKMDRPMQKEPPGKKDKLKAASSSSSSSSSSSSSESDSDSSSSSSSSSSSSSSSSSSSEDEMKKKKSSKDSGASGMPVSNAVIAQAIARREKENRGRNAESDEGRKMYPPPTQTQSSPPESQRKRDERRPGHSSSPSTGAKDQERGKERYTPTGSSSPPPSPPQRGRDRGAPSGDRYTPPVETKSQSRDRGGERYTPSELERVSSLPSPDRGRDRQSDRKKDASPLSPRGKGRNDVPPVKQTASRPSPKRTPPRQYQNPQRSPSPRRGARRPSPPRNSSPFRRDRSRERLRERERDRFRARPSDRDRERSRERRTRSSRSRSPRRPSPLYRSRRSPSPVRRRRSRSLSREREQERRRNRERERQREQEKEREREREQRTRAPPKDPTPPHRSSSSSSSSSSSSSASPSPQRQMKGVKSTDAEIDRSRESDEKQSERNSKRPSPSPPKDSRLHPNQSHREAPVRSRSPMTSLSHSRGPPGDRSRGQSPSSVPERHHGPPARGKTALNGKPEKESSGQQQKRSSSSSSSSSSSSSSSSSSSSSSSSDSSDSETEKSKGGVKASTNKEASKKAKSRASSSSSSSSESEQEDKTKSPPRPKRVPADSLRDSRSLSYSPPARQRRPARSPASRRTARRKSRSRSPDSRRRK
- the LOC127953798 gene encoding serine/arginine repetitive matrix protein 2 isoform X2 is translated as MYNGIGLTTPRGSGTNGYVQRNLSSIRAKKTRDERGGERDEKDRERLESQLNRQPNADILEHQRKRQLEVKCAELQDMMEEQGYSAEEIEEKVNTFRLMLQERQEPAPAPADRPAVTETHALAAANQQKNDRLREAFGISSDYVDGSSFHPDRKEREKEKREQERLEREKQQQQKYQIIESDKSDSSPERKKSRKKKKKNKSRESSESPSPSPRREKKKDKKKKKKSSSDDRETAKRKRKSDNESPPPSKSRKRQSASSSPAHSPSPQRGKPQNKSDSRPDEGRKGRSPDRRRRGRSEESPKRVEVRERSPRRSRSPEHSRRDKGREHAREKVQEKPQRRRCDSSSLSPPPKQQQDRRPRSEERRKPPQTRRHDSSPSPPQKQQRGRRQQSEEKEKPSQPKRPNSLSRSPSPKRQRDKNRGDNERKDKGQRRHDSSSSPSPSPCKDRTRRGHSGEKERAVSPRDRDTERHGERARHRQRNCDRDTIPSSRKDDRGRESDRGKERDRNRSSDSMSPAKPSPYANGRQKERNHELEKEREEQREKDRRREEEMKEEALRKARESDVAQERNRNRREEVSRSDRTSSSSGQPEDRRGARGSETEQEVAKKDGRTETSPQDQKMDRPMQKEPPGKKDKLKAASSSSSSSSSSSSSESDSDSSSSSSSSSSSSSSSSSSSEDEMKKKKSSKDSGASGMPVSNAVIAQAIARREKENRGRNAESDEGRKMYPPPTQTQSSPPESQRKRDERRPGHSSSPSTGAKDQERGKERYTPTGSSSPPPSPPQRGRDRGAPSGDRYTPPVETKSQSRDRGGERYTPSELERVSSLPSPDRGRDRQSDRKKDASPLSPRGKGRNDVPPVKQTASRPSPKRTPPRQYQNPQRSPSPRRGARRPSPPRNSSPFRRDRSRERLRERERDRFRARPSDRDRERSRERRTRSSRSRSPRRPSPLYRSRRSPSPVRRRRSRSLSREREQERRRNRERERQREQEKEREREREQRTRAPPKDPTPPHRSSSSSSSSSSSSSASPSPQRQMKGVKSTDAEIDRSRESDEKQSERNSKRPSPSPPKDSRLHPNQSHREAPVRSRSPMTSLSHSRGPPGDRSRGQSPSSVPERHHGPPARGKTALNGKPEKESSGQQQKRSSSSSSSSSSSSSSSSSSSSSSSSDSSDSETEKSKGGVKASTNKEASKKAKSRASSSSSSSSESEQEDKTKSPPRPKRVPADSLRDSRSLSYSPPARQRRPARSPASRRTARRKSRSRSPDSRRRK